A window from Rhizobium sp. BG4 encodes these proteins:
- a CDS encoding helix-turn-helix domain-containing protein, translating into MAKFVPTYELYGENAGEKLDFWLHCETIPSRSSLHHWEIKLHRHESFFQILYISAGSGDAIFGAERHQIVPNTVITVPPGLNHGFRFSRDIDGFVITVLASHLKALPGGRSPLGEWLAHPRLTVLDRNNPDAAYAGQTLLRLGAEFAARSSGRTDLLEAYVTIALQLTTRLSGSAAGESSDENGRRMERLNGLIQQHLRTHKPAAFYAAELGISATHLNRIVKAATGLGTHEMIAQRLADEAKRELVFTLGSAQEISYRLGFADPAYFSRFFVKQTGQTPRAWRLAERAKLGM; encoded by the coding sequence TCGTCCCGACTTATGAGCTCTATGGCGAGAATGCCGGAGAGAAGCTGGATTTCTGGCTGCATTGCGAAACAATTCCATCGCGCAGCAGCCTGCATCACTGGGAAATCAAGCTGCACCGCCACGAGAGCTTTTTCCAGATCTTGTACATCAGCGCCGGATCGGGCGATGCGATCTTCGGCGCTGAGCGCCACCAGATCGTGCCCAATACCGTGATCACCGTGCCGCCCGGTCTCAACCACGGTTTCCGGTTTTCCAGGGATATCGATGGCTTCGTCATCACCGTGCTTGCCTCGCATCTGAAGGCGCTGCCGGGCGGCCGCAGCCCACTTGGCGAATGGCTCGCCCACCCGCGTCTGACCGTGCTCGACAGGAATAATCCCGACGCCGCCTATGCCGGGCAGACCCTGTTGCGCCTCGGCGCGGAGTTCGCCGCTCGCAGCAGCGGTCGCACCGATCTGCTCGAAGCCTATGTGACGATTGCCCTGCAGCTGACGACGCGGCTTTCCGGAAGCGCTGCGGGTGAGAGCTCCGACGAGAACGGCCGGCGCATGGAGCGGCTGAACGGACTGATCCAGCAGCATCTGCGCACCCACAAACCGGCCGCCTTCTACGCCGCCGAACTCGGCATCTCCGCGACCCATCTCAACCGCATCGTCAAGGCGGCGACCGGCCTCGGCACGCACGAGATGATCGCCCAGCGGCTTGCCGACGAAGCCAAGCGCGAACTGGTCTTCACCCTCGGCAGCGCCCAGGAAATCAGCTATCGCCTCGGCTTCGCCGATCCCGCTTATTTCTCCCGCTTTTTCGTGAAGCAGACGGGCCAGACACCGCGCGCCTGGCGGCTGGCGGAGCGGGCGAAG